In Nitrospinota bacterium, one DNA window encodes the following:
- a CDS encoding tetratricopeptide repeat protein, translated as MVRRVLLACCLMAAAACMSRTEAMMQEAQTLYLKNQYRESVRVFLRVVDRSPGSAQAETALLRAGEIFMLNLHDPQNALEYFNQVISEFPGGEKAIQAREHMAHIHENTQRNYDEAVNQYRRILETNRAKEPEKYIMAIGRNYYLKEDYRQAVTEYRRVIDTYPNSKYVPEAEYEIANCFFVANKCEDAVKQYQKVLDKYPDTPRKYDIMLSIGVCMEDKEDYSQALKLYRDIEDKYENKALIKKRIESTLARMQKKHR; from the coding sequence ATGGTTCGCCGCGTTCTGCTTGCCTGCTGCCTGATGGCCGCCGCCGCGTGCATGTCGCGCACCGAGGCGATGATGCAGGAAGCCCAGACGCTCTACCTCAAAAACCAGTACCGCGAATCGGTGCGCGTGTTCCTCCGCGTGGTGGACCGCTCCCCCGGCAGCGCCCAAGCCGAAACCGCCCTGCTGCGCGCGGGGGAGATATTCATGCTGAACCTGCACGACCCGCAGAACGCGCTGGAATATTTCAACCAGGTCATCAGCGAATTTCCCGGCGGCGAAAAGGCCATTCAGGCGCGCGAACACATGGCCCACATCCATGAAAACACCCAGCGCAACTACGACGAGGCGGTGAACCAGTACCGCCGCATCCTGGAGACGAACCGCGCGAAAGAGCCGGAAAAGTACATCATGGCCATCGGCCGCAATTACTACCTGAAAGAGGACTACCGCCAGGCCGTGACCGAATACCGCCGCGTCATCGACACTTATCCAAACTCGAAATACGTGCCGGAAGCCGAATACGAAATCGCCAACTGCTTCTTCGTCGCGAACAAGTGCGAAGACGCCGTCAAGCAGTACCAGAAAGTCCTGGACAAATACCCGGACACCCCCCGCAAATACGACATCATGCTCTCCATCGGCGTCTGCATGGAGGACAAGGAAGACTACAGCCAGGCGCTTAAACTCTACCGCGACATCGAAGACAAATACGAAAACAAGGCGCTCATCAAAAAGCGGATAGAATCGACGCTGGCGCGCATGCAAAAGAAACACCGGTAA